TGGTTATATCTAAATATGACATAAATGTAATATTACCTTCAATGCAATTGTCATTTTTAGTACATTAACAATCTAAAGATGCGATTAGGAAAATAGTAAAGGTGCTTTGGTGCGGCTTCAATCATCACCATGTATGATAAACAACTGTTATATGCATCGCCTTGGAACAATCAACAAATTCTTTCCATTACTCAAAGATAAAAGGTCAATATTATAATGTGTAGTAGTGTGGGCGTATGTGtccatatcatcaacataaacatGTAAAAGAGAAAGCATAAATGCTGTTATAGAATTAACAAAAAGCCAATGTATTGCATAAGCCTTCTACCAGTGAAAACACAGATTTTCCTTCTTCAGGTTCACCTAGTAGATATATAAATATTGAACTCTCAGAAACAATTAATATTGCATCATCTACTACTTGAAATCAGTATATCATATAAACGATAAAGCCTTTTCAAAATGCTGATAAGTGCAGACAATTTTAGACCATCTCAATTGGTGATTGAGGTCGAGAAACCATAACAACAAAGCATAAATATGTCACGGACAGCTCCAAGTAATAGCATAGTGAAGCAATTCTGCTCTGCCAAAGGTAGATAGTTGAGTCAGATTAGATTGTTTCTTTCGAAGTTTGAGCTACCATCTACATTGACATATCCTTGAAGGACGACCAACAAAATAAGCCAGATTGTTGCTTTACATTCTCAGAATCAGAATATTAGGTTTCTAGTTATAGCATCCAGCTTCTAACCATTAACAAGGAGCATATAATCACCTTGGATAGGGATTCCCTTTGACTACTTTCTGCCCATATTTCCGCCATCTGTAGCCATCGTCCAGAAGATCAACTTCACTAGTTGTTTGCACAATTATTTTGGGTTCACTTACAGCCTTGAGTGAAGCAGCAGACTCCACAACCCTGACTTCTGTGTTGCTGCATGGAAGAAATTTATTATGTATTAGCATAGACAGGGACTTAAACTTTATAAGCATCAGAAAAAGATGCCCTTGTTGAAATTATACCGTCTTTTGGGTTCAGGTTCACCTTCACATCTTTCATCTGCTCCATACTCCGAATTACCAACTTCTTCACTGTCACTCGTGCCGGACAAATGCTCGGGAGTTAGTTGGCTAGATTCATGCTCCTTTCTAAGCATTAAATTAGAAGGTTCGCCATCCTTTAATTGGTTAAAATCGCCACTCTGAACATGTGAAGTAAATTTTGGATGCTCCTGAACATGCGAATCACCACCACCAGCAGTCCCAGCATCTTTCCCACGCTTATTTAGAGGAGGTTGATGGTTGTGCTCTCCCTTATAGATAATTTCTGTTATATGGCCGTCAAGAGAACGCTCAACTTTTTTCTTGACGGGGCAGTCGGGATGCGTGCATTTGTAGTAACTCCTTGGGAATTCACTACCCTTAACCTGTTTCTGCCCATATTTCCTCCAATTGTACCCATCATCAGCCGGCTTATCTACTTGCAAGGGAGGCTGTGTTCTCAGATCGGACTGCGATAACTCCGACGATTCAGGCACTGCAACTTTTTCATTCGGTAAAGATTGTGCCTGCTGGAACATTGGCTGTGCCAGCGATGTTGCAGGCGCTGCAGATGCTGAGTTCGGATATTCAATTTGCATATGCATCAGGGACTGGGCTTGTGCAGCCTGAGCAGTGACCTGTGCCAGGGCTTGTTGATGCGACATTCCAAAAGGCCCCTACACATCTCATAAACTCTGCAGATAAATATCACCGCTAGAAACCCAAATCTAGAGATGTTCAAATAAGATTAAGCTCAAAATCCGAACTTGTCTAGAGATCTTCAAATAATTGAAATTGGAGTTCAACTAACATATAATTCAACATAAGCAATCAAGGCATGAGTTCTATCAAGGACAAAggaaattaacacaaatacatAACAATATCCGCAATGATAAAATCCCCTATTAGGAAAAAAACTCATAACAACATGATAGTTAGTTACATGCCAAATGACTTCCCTTGCTCAGGTTTTTTGGAATCGTCCATCCAAGGGAAACTTTACTTTTCAAGATTTTCCATAAGGAAAAAACATAACGTCACGAAAAGAggcaaacagaaaaaaaagaggagatttCGTTTGGCCATAGAAGCATTGTCATTCACTAAAGAAATTTTCAGGTTTGAGTTTTATATGGTTAATGATCAAGAAAGTGAAGTTTAGAATTTGCTGGAGTTTTGAGTAGAAAGTGACTATTCCCCAGCACAGACAGACAGACAAACACTATTACACGGTAAATAATATCACTAGCCCTGACAAATGCGTTCATGGAGAACATTGTACAGCTTGTGCTTTGAAGGATTCTTCCCACTCATATTTCCTATTAAAGAATAGATGTTAAAAAGGTAAAACTTAAACAAATAGATTAAGAAACCGTTTCAGATAACATTGCACTGAAACTAATCATAATCAGAAAGCATTTTCTCGGTGTTATGATAGTATCTCATGGAGAATTTAGCAAGAGTATACTTAAAGTTGGTAACTTGGCAATCATAAAGCAATTACCAACAAACGATCAGCATGGAACAACTTCCGAGTCGCTCCTTTTGATAAAAGCAAAGTCAGAACTCAATAAAAATCACGATACAATTACGACACTTCACGTGGCCCCAACCTAACAAACCGAAGTTTCTCCAGAAAAATTCGGCACTCAAGCTTATAATTTCAAGTTCAGCAGCATCATTCCTCCTCCTTTATTAAAAGTAACAGCTCTTGCAGCAATCCTGAAGCATTTCATTCAACACCAATCATTTCTCTTACCAAATCTCCACTCTGTTAAGTTTATTATTATGTCATTCCAAGTCCAGCACAATACGAAAGTCTTGTCTACACTTGATTCCTCGATAAAGCTTGATTTAAGCAGAAGCAAACAATACAATTTACAGCTTGACGGTCAATAACAGTGACAAACTGAAACTAGAAACGACCATTTTCAAAGCAGTATATATGGGATAGTTGCAATTACCGGCGAGAAAAACCCCGGCGAGTCGAGCAACGTGGGGCTCAGCCCCGGGGGCAACGCGAAGAGTGGCGACAGGGGAGGTGGCGCCGAAATTACCAAACCCTCGGGCCGGCTCTGCTTGAACCGGAACTCCCCGTCGCCGCCTGCGACCGAGGGAGCGGGAGCGGGCTCTCCGCTGGAGGAGGGCGGGCGGTGAGCTGCGGGAGAGGCCATGGCGCCGGCGAGGAGCTGGGAGAAGGACTTGTACTCGTCGGAGTCGGAGAAGAAGCTGGAGACGAGGGTCATCGGGCCGGGGCTGAAGCCCAGGCCGAGGCCGAGTCCCCCGGCGGAGGGGGCGGCGCCGTTGGAGAAGAAGGAGTCGATGGAGGCGCGTGGAGGGAGAGTGATGGTGGGCCGCGCGGGAGGCTTCCCCGATGACGCTgatggcgacgacgacgactgcGGCGGTTTTTCGTTCGCCGCCATACTTGGCGAACAAAAGACAAGAAAGGGCagaaaatatctctctctctctctctctctcctcgtttctCTAacgatcttcttcttcttctaaagaAGGCAATCGAAGCTTGTCGGCGTCTGCGTTATTGGGTCGCTGTCTTTCTGTCTTGGGCGAGCGTTTCAGGATCTGAACTGCGAAATCAGTACAAGAAAGTCCACGCCACCATGTCCACCTGCAACtgcaagtctctctctctctctctctctaaggacagaccatgattttttttttcatttttccttttttttttctgtttaataGACAGATCAAGAAATGCATATTGTTTGTTTTCGAGAAAATTGGTGACCCCGTTGACAAAAGGGACACTCTGGTTTGGACAGCTATATGGCTTCGATGAGATGAGATAAAATGACGGCGTCATCGCCAGTCATGGAGACGACATCTTTCcatgattttccctttt
The genomic region above belongs to Rhodamnia argentea isolate NSW1041297 chromosome 6, ASM2092103v1, whole genome shotgun sequence and contains:
- the LOC115726672 gene encoding probable WRKY transcription factor 4, producing MAANEKPPQSSSSPSASSGKPPARPTITLPPRASIDSFFSNGAAPSAGGLGLGLGFSPGPMTLVSSFFSDSDEYKSFSQLLAGAMASPAAHRPPSSSGEPAPAPSVAGGDGEFRFKQSRPEGLVISAPPPLSPLFALPPGLSPTLLDSPGFFSPGPFGMSHQQALAQVTAQAAQAQSLMHMQIEYPNSASAAPATSLAQPMFQQAQSLPNEKVAVPESSELSQSDLRTQPPLQVDKPADDGYNWRKYGQKQVKGSEFPRSYYKCTHPDCPVKKKVERSLDGHITEIIYKGEHNHQPPLNKRGKDAGTAGGGDSHVQEHPKFTSHVQSGDFNQLKDGEPSNLMLRKEHESSQLTPEHLSGTSDSEEVGNSEYGADERCEGEPEPKRRNTEVRVVESAASLKAVSEPKIIVQTTSEVDLLDDGYRWRKYGQKVVKGNPYPRSYYKCTTPGCNVRKHVERASTDPKAVITTYEGKHNHDVPVARTSSHSVANSNIPQVRPHHTEYNRRTSSGTTDLANRPIARLLLKKEQIT